One genomic segment of Cydia splendana chromosome 5, ilCydSple1.2, whole genome shotgun sequence includes these proteins:
- the LOC134790858 gene encoding integrin beta pat-3-like, with protein sequence MSIILKVTLAILISCVSCEAAKCDGKTCAQCIGQSVDCAWCPAADHIGPRCQSNNTINPSWCIEKVESPINNKPKEILRNDRITPDPTKVVQLAPQELKISIRPGQTEQFTINYKPAKDYPLDVYYLMDASYTMRNTIQLLRKQGEQIYKRLNQFTNNVRLGVGTFIEKPALPFADPNIHYAYAFKHHLNLTTQRDRFEKVIKNVRTGANYEAPEAGLDALMQVMACKDEIGWRDNSRKIIVLCTDATYHSAGDGKIVGAAKLNDMKCHLNKDGDYTLELEQDYPTVNQIRKIAKSENIIVIFNVKNRVIPEYKALANRLDIGAEVIELKENSNITKTIADVYTRKLGNVKMDVSVPENVRVILTPDCTVQDTCQVAHASDTQIQVTVTADACLKRKENNTITIKPDGLAETVKITIKTLCECGCEKKPIPNAIKCSSSGSLVCGICECNPNRFGETCDCIGSSTKHLDKCKAHPEDTVLCSGIDRGSCSCGKCTCNKFYSGDFCEYDERACLKGAPTKGNDLRLMCSGNGKCIKEKCECSKDYTGDACQCPLKDDDCRAPYSEKVCSGNGVCQCGECNCTRLDSKGNLYHGAFCENCHDCDGNRCKELEKYVLCVYTNITTKEACDEKFNSKNTYVFFVNKTEINAQKYHLAKRCTILREDGKSIIFKHRYYRKDKNLHIIIQKELEEPDRANMWIAIGSAIGAIILIGLLTAIIWKVAVDMYDAREYKRFNKLLDESGDAANINQIYKEPTANFTNPMFNRLSRVLR encoded by the exons ATGTCTATTATACTTAAAGTAACATTGGCGATATTAATATCCTGCGTGAGTTGTGAAGCGGCGAAGTGTGATGGTAAAACTTGCGCACAATGTATAGGTCAATCAGTTGACTGCGCGTGGTGTCCTGCC GCAGATCATATCgggccaagatgccaatcgaaCAACACGATAAACCCCTCCTGGTGTATTGAAAAAGTGGAAAGCCCGATAAATAACAAACCCAAAGAGATTTTGAGGAATGACCGTATCACGCCAGACCCAACGAAGGTGGTTCAGCTGGCCCCTCAGGAACTTAAAATATCAATTCGACCTGGACAGACAGAACAATTCACGATCAATTACAAACCCGCAAAGGATTATCCATTAGACGTATATTATCTTATGGACGCTTCATATACAATGAGAAATACTATTCAATTGTTAAGAAAGCAGGGAGAACAAATCTATAAAAGATTAAATCAATTTACAAATAACGTGAGATTAGGAGTCGGCACTTTTATAGAGAAGCCGGCTTTGCCCTTTGCaga tCCCAACATCCACTACGCTTACGCTTTCAAACATCATCTTAATCTAACTACACAGAGAGACAGATTCgagaaagttattaaaaatgtTAGAACCGGAGCTAACTATGAGGCCCCCGAAGCTGGCCTAGATGCGCTAATGCAAGTTATGGCCTGCAAAGATGAAATCGGTTGGAGAGACAATTCAAGGAAGATCATAGTATTGTGCACCGATGCCACTTACCATAGCGCCGGTGATGGAAAAATAGTCGGAGCGGCTAAACTCAACGACATGAAGTGTCATCTCAACAAAGATGGTGATTACACTCTAGAATTAGAACAAGACTATCCCACGGTTAACCAAATACGAAAAATTGCCAAAAGCGAaaatattattgttattttcAACGTTAAGAACCGTGTTATACCCGAATACAAGGCTTTAGCAAACCGACTTGATATCGGAGCAGAAGTAATTGAGTTAAAAGAAAATTCCAATATAACTAAAACAATTGCTGACGTTTATACG AGAAAACTAGGCAACGTTAAAATGGATGTCTCAGTACCGGAAAATGTTAGAGTCATATTGACACCGGATTGTACTGTCCAAGATACCTGCCAAGTGGCGCATGCTAGTGATACCCAGATCCAAGTCACAGTCACTGCCGATGCTTGCCTGAAAAGGAAAGAAAATAATACAATCACGATTAAGCCAGATGGCCTGGCCGAGACTGTAAAGATTACTATTAAAACTTTATGCGAATGCGGGTGCGAGAAGAAGCCAATACCGAATGCGATAAAGTGCAGTAGTAGCGGTAGTTTAGTGTGTGGGATTTGCGAATGTAATCCTAACCG TTTTGGGGAGACGTGCGACTGTATTGGAAGTTCTACGAAGCATTTAGACAAATGCAAAGCACATCCTGAGGACACGGTCTTATGTAGTGGTATTGATAGAGGTTCATGTAG CTGCGGCAAATGCACCTGCAATAAATTTTACTCAGGTGATTTCTGTGAGTACGACGAAAGGGCGTGCCTCAAGGGTGCCCCGACGAAGGGAAACGACCTTCGGCTCATGTGTTCCGGCAACGGCAAGTGCATCAAGGAGAAATGCGAGTGTTCCAAGGACTACACGGGCGACGCGTGCCAGTGCCCCCTCAAGGATGATGACTGTCGTGCCCCTTATTCTGAAAAA gTTTGTTCCGGCAACGGCGTATGCCAATGTGGTGAATGTAATTGTACCAGGCTAGATTCTAAAGGCAACCTCTATCACGGTGCCTTCTGCGAAAACTGCCACGACTGCGACGGGAACAGGTGCAAAGAGCTAGAAAAATATGTACTGTGCGTGTACACTAACATAACAACGAAAGAAGCATGCGACGAAAAATTTAATTCAAAGAACACCTacgtttttttcgtaaataaaacGGAAATCAATGCACAGAAGTATCATCTAGCAAAACGCTGCACAATACTGCGGGAAGATGGAAAATCTATTATTTTTAAGCATAGATATTATAGAAAGGATAAAAATTTACACATTATCATTCAAAAGGAGTTGGAGGAGCCCGATCGTGCCAATATGTGGA
- the LOC134790859 gene encoding integrin beta pat-3-like — MNKEVLFFVFICCQLQQVFNDELQICMQNNNCHECITDSTMCAWCAADNLKLSDRCQPADSEDARACPAEYSHSPKSNLVVDDKDNLNFSSANQHSIQIKPQKIKMKLRVGEQKKFHFYYKAVENFPVDLYFLLDASNTMKRVRNDISKKSKEIYDAMYNLTTDIQLGYGTFVDKHVFPFQNNMTRKCYSFKHNLNLTSQLEEFQTALNDTIFEKNYDYPESGLDGLAQVMACRERIQFRKQSRKVIILITDSHSHHAGDGHMAGIIKPYDGECYFDQDGYYTKEKEMDYPSIGMINKLAAEDQFTIIFVVTVEYRKPYQVLADAIPGALVSTYDKRTISEKLNKFYKHISNNILLDVNMLAEDKDKFEITFDPDCSTKDSCKVILEEELRINGLIKLKEYYGKDNITIPIVQKGLKEALNLEIQIISRCDCEFVNDSSYQLQSSFCNSAGDLQCGICRCNENRSGPTCACIENNSTSGLSENSTHCFSEDGVECSENGNCICGGCLCRPGFAGQYCEVRTDNCQRDDTGALCSGHGRCWNGTCECIKGSWEGDKCECSMSKELCKDDNGNVCNNRGKCKCEKCKCDPLPKWDVRDYKDKHCNLWCDDCHTQQCLALIDCVACYNQKNSSEDCQVECGDKLAIVTDIDRSVDNVCVNARVSFGCYANFSYFYNDDEQGIVLYRLSEPNCNEEYYKYGAISLLSALVVGLIIIWGLKLLTDAHDRAEYERFLRTDDDGEAVENLIYKQPTNVFRNPNFKRSFTFR; from the exons ATGAACAAGGAAgtgttgttttttgtttttatttgctGCCAGTTACAGCAGGTATTTAACGATGAACTGCAAATTTGCATGCAGAATAATAACTGTCACGAGTGCATTACAGACTCGACGATGTGTGCTTGGTGCGCTGCTGAT AACTTGAAACTTAGCGATAGATGTCAACCGGCCGATTCAGAAGATGCTAGAGCATGCCCCGCAGAATATTCCCACAGCCCAAAGAGCAATCTTGTAGTAGACGATAAAGATAACCTCAACTTCTCCTCGGCTAACCAACACTCTATACAAATAAAAccacaaaaaatcaaaatgaaaCTAAGAGTGGGGGAGCAAAAGAAATTCCatttctattataaagctgttgaAAATTTCCCCGTTGACTTATATTTCTTGCTCGATGCTTCGAACACTATGAAGAGAGTAAGAAATGAcatttccaaaaaaagtaaagaAATATACGATGCAATGTATAATTTAACAACCGATATTCAATTAGGATACGGAACATTTGTAGATAAACATGTTTTTCCCTTCCAAAA TAATATGACAAGAAAATGCTACTCATTTAAGCATAATTTGAATCTGACATCCCAATTAGAGGAATTTCAAACAGCCTTAAATGAcacaatttttgaaaaaaactaCGACTACCCAGAAAGCGGATTGGATGGCTTAGCACAAGTCATGGCTTGCCGGGAAAGGATCCAATTCAGGAAACAATCTAGAAaagtaattatattaataactGACAGCCATTCCCACCACGCTGGAGACGGGCATATGGCTGGAATTATAAAACCATACGACGGCGAATGTTACTTTGATCAAGACGGATATTATACGAAAGAGAAAGAAATGGATTACCCTTCCATTGGCATGATAAATAAGCTGGCGGCCGAGGATCAATTTACCATCATCTTTGTGGTGACTGTGGAGTATCGCAAACCGTATCAAGTCCTAGCTGACGCAATACCTGGAGCGCTCGTGTCGACGTATGATAAACGTACAATTTCTGAAAAGTTGAATAAGTTTTACAAG CATATTAGTAATAATATTCTTCTAGATGTAAACATGTTGGCTGAAGACAAAGATAAATTCGAAATTACGTTTGATCCGGATTGTAGCACAAAGGACAGTTGCAAAGTTATATTGGAAGAAGAATTACGCATAAATGgactaataaaattaaaagaatattaTGGGAAAGATAATATCACGATACCTATTGTACAGAAGGGATTAAAAGAGGCTCTGAATTTAGAGATCCAAATAATTTCCAGATGCGATTGTGAATTTGTGAATGATTCAAGCTATCAATTACAATCGAGTTTTTGTAATTCTGCTGGCGATTTACAGTGTGGCATATGCAGGTGCAATGAAAATAG AAGCGGTCCAACGTGTGCGTGCATCGAGAATAATTCAACGAGTGGACTATCGGAGAATTCGACCCACTGCTTTAGCGAAGATGGCGTCGAGTGTAGCGAAAATGGCAATTGCATTTGTGGGGGCTGCTTGTGTAGGCCAGG ATTCGCCGGGCAGTACTGCGAGGTGCGAACCGACAATTGCCAGAGAGACGACACCGGGGCGCTCTGTTCTGGGCACGGGAGGTGCTGGAATGGCACGTGCGAGTGCATCAAGGGCTCGTGGGAGGGGGACAAATGTGAATGTTCCATGTCAAAAGAGCTGTGCAAGGACGATAATGGAAAT GTGTGCAACAACCGTGGTAAATGTAAATGCGAGAAATGCAAATGCGACCCATTACCTAAATGGGACGTCCGCGACTACAAAGATAAACATTGCAACCTTTGGTGCGACGATTGCCATACACAACAGTGCCTCGCTCTCATCGACTGTGTGGCATGCTACAACCAGAAGAACAGTTCAGAAGACTGTCAGGTTGAATGTGGTGATAAACTGGCTATAGTTACTGATATAGACCGGAGCGTTGATAACGTTTGCGTGAATGCTAGAGTATCGTTTGGGTGCTACGCAAATTTTTCGTATTTTTACAACGATGATGAGCAAGGAATTGTCTTGTATCGGCTGTCGGAGCCGAATTGCAACGAGGAATATTACA AGTACGGCGCGATCTCCCTGTTGAGCGCGCTAGTGGTGGGCCTCATCATCATATGGGGACTGAAGCTGCTGACTGACGCACACGACCGCGCGGAGTACGAGCGCTTCCTGCGCACTGATGACGATGGTGAGGCCGTCGAGAACCTCATCTACAAGCAGCCTACCAATGTCTTCCGGAACCCTAACTTTAAGAGGTCCTTTACTTTCCGATGA